One stretch of Streptomyces hygroscopicus DNA includes these proteins:
- a CDS encoding cysteine synthase: protein MDGTARGIIKTIDVDRSDHGYRGWLKEAVRKVQADAQRSADTHLLSFPLPERWGIDLYLKDESTHPTGSLKHRLARSLFLYGLCNGWIRPGKPVIEASSGSTAVSEAYFAKLIGVPFIAVMPRTTSREKCRLIEFHGGQCHFVDDPRTMYEESAALAAESGGHYMDQFTYAERATDWRGNNNIAESIYQQMRLERYPEPAWVVATAGTGGTSATLARYVHYMQYDTRVCVADPENSCFFDGWVHHDDDASSDHGSRIEGIGRPRMEPSFVPGAIDRMMKVPDAASVAAVRALERAIGRKAGGSTGTGLWSALRIVAEMVAAGRTGSVVTLLCDPGERYLDKYYSDAWLEEQGLDIEPYVQTLDIFLTTGNWTD, encoded by the coding sequence TTGGACGGCACGGCGCGCGGGATCATCAAGACGATCGACGTGGACCGCAGCGACCACGGCTATCGCGGGTGGCTGAAGGAGGCCGTCCGAAAGGTGCAAGCGGACGCCCAGCGGTCCGCGGACACCCATCTGCTGAGCTTCCCGCTGCCCGAGCGCTGGGGGATCGACCTCTACCTCAAGGACGAGTCCACCCACCCCACAGGGAGTCTCAAGCACCGTCTGGCACGCTCGCTGTTCCTCTATGGGCTGTGCAACGGCTGGATCCGGCCGGGCAAGCCCGTGATCGAGGCGTCCAGCGGCTCGACCGCCGTTTCCGAGGCGTACTTCGCCAAGCTGATCGGGGTGCCCTTCATCGCGGTGATGCCCCGCACGACCAGCCGGGAGAAGTGCCGCCTGATCGAATTCCATGGCGGCCAGTGCCATTTCGTGGACGACCCGAGGACCATGTACGAGGAGTCCGCCGCCCTCGCGGCGGAGTCCGGGGGTCACTACATGGACCAGTTCACCTACGCCGAGCGGGCCACGGACTGGCGGGGCAACAACAACATCGCCGAGTCGATCTATCAGCAGATGCGTCTGGAGCGCTATCCCGAACCGGCATGGGTCGTCGCCACGGCGGGCACCGGAGGCACCTCGGCGACCCTCGCCCGCTATGTCCACTACATGCAGTACGACACCCGGGTGTGTGTCGCCGACCCGGAGAACTCCTGCTTCTTCGACGGCTGGGTCCACCATGACGACGACGCCTCCAGCGACCACGGTTCACGCATCGAAGGCATCGGCCGCCCCCGGATGGAGCCCAGCTTCGTACCGGGCGCGATCGACCGGATGATGAAGGTCCCGGACGCGGCGAGCGTCGCGGCCGTGCGCGCCCTGGAGCGGGCCATCGGCCGTAAGGCGGGCGGCTCCACCGGGACGGGGCTGTGGAGCGCGCTGCGGATCGTCGCGGAGATGGTCGCCGCGGGGCGGACCGGGAGCGTGGTGACGCTGCTGTGCGATCCGGGGGAGCGGTATCTGGACAAGTACTACTCGGACGCGTGGCTCGAGGAGCAGGGGCTGGACATCGAGCCGTATGTGCAGACGCTCGACATCTTCCTCACCACGGGCAACTGGACCGACTGA
- a CDS encoding polyketide cyclase → MTHRLRAVGLEYVETAPLRLVFVAEVSASPEAVFEAFTDVEGWPRWFRAVKEARSTDGGKRRAIRLVGGGRFRETVMAVDPHERYAYRVDETNAPGLRALLEEWTLRPSDGGGTVVRYVFAVDGTVLLRAVVRAMRPGLRRAFHQAVRNLDRMVAAA, encoded by the coding sequence ATGACACACCGGTTGCGTGCCGTCGGACTGGAGTACGTCGAGACCGCACCATTGCGGCTCGTCTTCGTCGCCGAGGTCTCGGCCTCCCCTGAGGCGGTGTTCGAGGCGTTCACCGATGTCGAGGGCTGGCCGCGGTGGTTCCGGGCGGTGAAGGAAGCCCGCTCCACGGACGGCGGCAAGCGCAGGGCGATCCGCCTCGTGGGCGGCGGCCGCTTCCGCGAGACGGTCATGGCGGTCGATCCGCACGAGCGCTATGCCTACCGCGTCGACGAGACCAACGCACCGGGGCTGCGGGCGCTGTTGGAGGAGTGGACGCTGCGGCCCTCGGACGGCGGCGGGACCGTGGTGCGCTATGTGTTCGCGGTGGACGGCACGGTACTGCTGCGCGCTGTCGTGCGGGCGATGCGGCCGGGTCTGCGGCGCGCGTTCCACCAGGCGGTGCGGAACCTGGACCGGATGGTGGCGGCGGCCTGA
- a CDS encoding cytochrome C, translating to MSDNQNLLAEQRRALILDEVRRRGGVRVNELTRKLNVSDMTVRRDLDALARLGVVEKVHGGAVPVAEASTYEPGFEAKSGLELSAKEDIAKAAAAMATPGTAIGLAGGTTAFALAQQLLEVPDLTVVTNSVRVADVFYNAQRSAALGGVGPRPGAATVVLTGGVRTPSDTLVGPVADAAVRSLHFDVLFLGVHGISVEAGLSTPNLAEAETNRHFVRAARRVVVVADHTKWGTVGLSSFASLDQVNALVTDPGLPEEARAEISEYLPELVVAGEPSRTADI from the coding sequence GTGAGCGACAACCAGAACCTCCTCGCGGAGCAGCGGCGCGCCCTGATCCTCGACGAGGTCAGGCGGCGCGGTGGGGTGCGGGTCAACGAGCTGACGCGCAAGCTCAATGTCTCGGACATGACGGTTCGTCGCGATCTGGACGCGCTGGCCCGGCTGGGCGTGGTGGAGAAGGTGCACGGCGGGGCCGTGCCGGTGGCCGAGGCGAGCACGTACGAGCCCGGGTTCGAGGCCAAGTCGGGCCTCGAGCTGAGCGCCAAGGAGGACATCGCGAAGGCGGCGGCCGCGATGGCCACGCCGGGCACCGCGATCGGTCTGGCCGGGGGCACCACGGCCTTCGCGCTGGCCCAGCAGCTGCTGGAGGTGCCGGATCTGACCGTGGTGACGAACTCGGTCCGGGTGGCCGATGTGTTCTACAACGCCCAGCGGTCGGCGGCGCTCGGCGGGGTGGGCCCGCGCCCGGGGGCGGCCACCGTCGTGCTCACCGGCGGGGTGCGCACGCCGTCGGACACGCTGGTGGGGCCGGTCGCGGACGCGGCGGTGCGCTCGCTCCACTTCGATGTGCTCTTCCTCGGAGTGCACGGCATATCGGTGGAGGCGGGTCTGTCGACGCCGAATCTCGCGGAAGCGGAGACCAACCGCCACTTCGTCAGGGCCGCGCGGCGGGTCGTGGTGGTCGCGGACCACACCAAGTGGGGCACGGTGGGGCTGAGTTCCTTCGCCTCGCTGGATCAGGTGAACGCGCTGGTCACGGACCCGGGGCTGCCGGAGGAGGCGCGGGCGGAGATCTCCGAGTATCTGCCGGAGCTGGTGGTGGCGGGCGAGCCGTCCCGCACCGCAGACATCTGA
- a CDS encoding membrane protein, with product MGTILEQNDRTTPESGDTVPATMPTDTPADGAQRATAARKGGAPPPDLELLVHGVGGTTPEEMLRDPRTCRVTGDETAAVYRRADEVDAEQRPPEDREGPDREGPIREAYVWCNLTSGNSSRALWLLLLPFMVANLAHWMRPPADRRERTVRTYGLFVRLVALTLTVLLIAGACEVALDLIAWQCAGSADCAGGKSWLGFLSPENHGWWSQPGRRLALAAVLPGALTGLLWYLSNRTWSAYESSPPLERPVDESAPEAGNRPALCLPGFWYGRRIVARLRAAHTAAGFLTIAAGLTLPTTTYDRKPGGGGPQDAAGWALLTLLAVGAVAVVAVVCYRGRSETKVDGELDRITVTALPGAALAVLALSVLYAGWSRPGWASTGKLPGNQAFCAIAIGEGALIVTMAVCALVLHRSAPGRTPLYGLAGPAVAVLACGLGAVLAGGIAQRFADWLDGGATPGEGPGIAPPVLLTWLATAIPALLLALVGLLLIFTVRVWRVRNQLLPTIMDGYPGERPDRVRTRRIARTIARAGLTDSAPWIVGPVALLTLLFGAAAVTGAWVTDQVPGRAADDAPGAVDAAAQTAQALGSWLMGLAFLMLVTWARRAYRSPSARRTIGILWDVGTFWPRAAHPFAPPCYAERAVPDLTWRMETWTRRYGGRLVISGHSQGSVLAAASVWQLDHRTRGQVALLTYGSPLERLYGRWFPAYFGPTQLLSLHGEVRYWRNLWRYTDPIGGPIRLPDGSGPEVDCDALKDPLVYGRTPEHPLPAPILGHGDYQADPVFDRERAGLLARLPEQTPPPPQEAAAGQMSSGRSSG from the coding sequence ATGGGCACAATCCTGGAGCAGAACGACCGCACCACACCGGAATCGGGGGACACGGTGCCAGCGACCATGCCTACGGACACGCCGGCCGACGGGGCGCAACGGGCGACGGCAGCCCGTAAGGGCGGAGCGCCGCCGCCCGATCTCGAACTCCTCGTCCACGGAGTGGGCGGCACCACCCCCGAGGAGATGCTGCGCGATCCGCGCACCTGCCGGGTCACCGGCGACGAGACCGCGGCCGTCTACCGCAGGGCGGACGAGGTCGACGCCGAGCAGCGCCCGCCGGAGGACCGGGAGGGCCCGGACCGTGAGGGCCCGATCCGCGAGGCATACGTATGGTGCAACCTCACCTCGGGCAACAGCTCACGCGCCCTGTGGCTGCTTTTACTGCCGTTCATGGTCGCCAACCTCGCCCACTGGATGCGGCCCCCGGCCGACCGGCGCGAGCGGACCGTGCGCACCTACGGTCTGTTCGTCCGGCTCGTGGCGCTCACCTTGACCGTGCTGCTGATCGCCGGGGCCTGCGAGGTGGCCCTGGACCTGATCGCCTGGCAGTGCGCCGGTTCGGCAGACTGCGCCGGGGGCAAGTCCTGGCTGGGCTTCCTGTCCCCGGAGAACCACGGCTGGTGGAGCCAGCCCGGCCGCAGGCTCGCGCTCGCCGCGGTGCTGCCCGGCGCGCTCACCGGACTGCTGTGGTACCTGTCCAACCGCACCTGGAGCGCGTACGAGTCCTCCCCGCCGCTGGAGCGCCCGGTCGACGAGTCCGCCCCCGAGGCGGGCAACCGCCCCGCGCTGTGCCTGCCCGGCTTCTGGTACGGCCGCAGGATCGTCGCCCGGCTGCGCGCCGCGCACACCGCCGCCGGTTTCCTCACCATCGCGGCGGGCCTGACCCTGCCCACCACAACCTACGACCGCAAGCCGGGCGGCGGCGGGCCGCAGGACGCCGCGGGCTGGGCGCTGCTGACGCTGCTCGCCGTGGGCGCGGTCGCGGTGGTCGCGGTGGTGTGCTATCGCGGCCGCAGTGAGACCAAGGTCGACGGGGAGCTGGACCGCATCACCGTCACCGCGCTGCCCGGCGCGGCCCTCGCGGTGCTGGCGCTCTCCGTGCTGTATGCCGGGTGGTCCCGCCCCGGCTGGGCCTCCACCGGCAAGCTGCCGGGCAACCAGGCGTTCTGCGCCATCGCCATAGGGGAGGGGGCCCTGATCGTGACCATGGCGGTGTGCGCCCTGGTCCTCCACCGCTCCGCTCCCGGCCGCACGCCGCTGTACGGGCTCGCCGGACCCGCCGTCGCCGTGCTCGCCTGCGGGCTCGGCGCGGTGCTCGCGGGCGGTATCGCCCAGCGCTTCGCCGACTGGCTGGACGGCGGCGCCACCCCCGGTGAGGGGCCGGGCATCGCCCCGCCGGTTCTGCTGACCTGGCTGGCCACGGCCATCCCCGCGCTGCTGCTCGCCCTGGTCGGGCTGCTGCTGATCTTCACCGTAAGAGTGTGGCGGGTGCGCAACCAGCTGCTGCCGACCATCATGGACGGCTATCCGGGGGAGCGGCCCGACCGGGTGCGCACCCGGCGGATCGCGCGCACGATCGCCCGCGCCGGACTCACCGACTCCGCCCCCTGGATCGTCGGCCCCGTCGCGCTGCTGACCCTGCTGTTCGGCGCCGCCGCCGTCACCGGGGCCTGGGTCACGGACCAGGTGCCGGGGCGGGCCGCCGACGACGCGCCCGGGGCCGTGGACGCCGCCGCCCAGACCGCGCAGGCGCTGGGCTCCTGGCTGATGGGCCTGGCCTTCCTGATGCTGGTCACCTGGGCCCGCCGCGCCTACCGCAGCCCCTCCGCCCGCCGCACCATCGGCATCCTGTGGGACGTGGGCACCTTCTGGCCGCGCGCCGCCCACCCCTTCGCGCCTCCGTGCTACGCCGAGCGGGCAGTGCCCGATCTGACCTGGCGGATGGAGACCTGGACCCGCCGGTACGGCGGCCGGCTGGTCATCTCCGGCCACTCCCAGGGCAGTGTGCTGGCCGCCGCGTCGGTCTGGCAGCTGGACCACCGCACCCGCGGCCAGGTCGCGCTGCTCACCTACGGCTCACCGCTGGAGCGGCTCTACGGGCGCTGGTTCCCCGCCTACTTCGGCCCCACGCAGCTGCTCTCGCTCCACGGCGAGGTGCGCTACTGGCGCAATCTGTGGCGCTACACCGACCCGATCGGCGGCCCCATCCGGCTGCCCGACGGCAGCGGGCCCGAGGTCGACTGCGACGCGCTCAAGGACCCGCTGGTCTATGGCCGTACGCCCGAACACCCGCTGCCCGCGCCGATCCTGGGGCATGGGGACTACCAGGCCGACCCCGTCTTCGACCGGGAGCGGGCCGGGCTGCTGGCCCGGCTCCCGGAGCAGACGCCGCCGCCTCCGCAGGAGGCGGCCGCCGGTCAGATGAGCTCCGGCAGATCCTCGGGGTAG
- a CDS encoding sporulation protein: MAQGSVVQVTHSGTSRWRRRTGEYASLTAALEAAGDGDVLSISPGTYRENLVVVRAVTLRGPEGSARGSVRIAPVDGVALTIRASAVVQDLHVEGQDSAAPALLIEDATPEVSDVRVATRSAVGIEVRGGARPTVRRCTVDNPAGVGLSVLDGAGGVFEECEVVAAGQSGVAVRGGARPRLDRCRVHHASGAGFSLTGEGSSLEAVGCEVYEIRGAGVQVSGRATGHLTDCRVHRTTSDGVNLDTDAVLTLADCEIHDIPENAIDLRSRSVLTLTRSTVRRFGRNGLSVWDPGTRVDANQCELHESTGDYPAVWVSDGATAVLDSCRVREVPDALFVLDRGSRVDVVDSDLSQVRSTAVSVSDGAIVQLDDCRIREAATGAWFRDHGSGGTLANCTIDGAATGVIVTKGADPTVERTTVSGPTEAGFYVSAEGRGTFTGCRVTGSGGYGFHIIDGCRTTLTRCRTERCARGGYEFSEAGPLVEDCTSDESATTALGSPTTPGRPPLTAPAVETATSTGGLLGGVPSQRSGQTSAPAVEPPVSVRPSSAVLGELDTLVGLESVKREVRALTDMIEVGRRRQEAGLKAASARRHLVFTGSPGTGKTTVARLYGEILASLGVLERGHLVEVSRVDLVGEHIGSTAIRTQEAFDRARGGVLFIDEAYALSPEDSGRDFGREAIDTLVKLMEDHREAVVVIVAGYTAEMERFLSVNPGVASRFSRTITFGDYAPEELLRIVEQQAEEHEYRIGEGAAEALLKYFTAIPKGPAFGNGRTARQTFEAMVERHAGRVAQLSDPTTDDLTLLYPEDLPELI; this comes from the coding sequence ATGGCACAGGGCTCGGTCGTCCAGGTGACGCACAGCGGAACGTCGCGGTGGCGGCGCCGCACCGGAGAGTACGCCTCCCTCACGGCGGCCCTGGAGGCCGCCGGGGACGGTGATGTGCTCTCCATCTCGCCCGGCACCTACCGCGAGAATCTGGTGGTGGTCCGGGCCGTCACACTGCGCGGCCCCGAGGGCTCGGCACGCGGTTCGGTGCGCATCGCGCCGGTGGACGGAGTCGCGCTGACGATACGTGCCTCCGCCGTGGTCCAGGATCTGCATGTCGAGGGCCAGGACTCGGCCGCCCCCGCGCTGCTGATCGAGGACGCCACCCCGGAGGTGTCCGACGTACGGGTCGCCACGCGCTCGGCGGTCGGCATCGAGGTGCGCGGCGGCGCCCGTCCGACCGTGCGGCGCTGCACCGTGGACAACCCCGCGGGCGTCGGGCTCAGCGTGCTGGACGGCGCGGGCGGGGTGTTCGAGGAGTGCGAGGTGGTGGCCGCCGGGCAGTCCGGGGTGGCGGTGCGCGGCGGTGCCCGTCCGCGTCTGGACCGCTGCCGGGTCCACCATGCGTCCGGGGCGGGCTTCTCGCTGACCGGCGAGGGCTCCTCGCTGGAGGCCGTCGGCTGCGAGGTGTACGAGATCAGGGGCGCCGGGGTGCAGGTATCCGGGCGTGCGACCGGGCATCTCACCGACTGCCGAGTGCACCGTACGACGTCCGACGGGGTCAACCTGGACACGGACGCGGTGCTCACGCTCGCCGACTGCGAGATCCATGACATCCCGGAGAACGCGATCGATCTGAGGTCGCGTTCGGTGCTGACGCTGACCCGCTCCACGGTGCGCCGGTTCGGGCGCAACGGCCTGTCGGTGTGGGACCCGGGCACCCGGGTGGACGCCAACCAGTGCGAGCTGCACGAGAGCACCGGCGACTATCCGGCGGTGTGGGTGAGCGACGGGGCGACCGCCGTGCTCGACTCGTGCCGGGTGCGCGAGGTGCCGGACGCCCTGTTCGTCCTGGACCGCGGGTCGCGGGTCGATGTGGTCGACAGCGATCTGTCGCAGGTGCGCTCCACCGCGGTCTCGGTCAGCGACGGGGCCATCGTCCAGCTGGACGACTGCCGCATCCGGGAGGCGGCCACCGGGGCGTGGTTCCGCGACCACGGCAGCGGCGGCACGCTCGCCAACTGCACGATAGACGGGGCCGCCACCGGAGTGATCGTCACCAAGGGCGCCGATCCGACGGTCGAGCGCACCACGGTCTCCGGGCCGACGGAGGCCGGGTTCTATGTGTCCGCCGAGGGCCGGGGCACGTTCACCGGCTGCCGGGTGACCGGCAGCGGGGGCTACGGCTTCCACATCATCGACGGCTGCCGCACCACCTTGACCCGGTGCCGTACGGAGCGGTGCGCGCGCGGCGGGTACGAGTTCTCCGAGGCGGGGCCGCTCGTCGAGGACTGCACCAGCGACGAGAGCGCCACCACGGCGCTGGGCTCCCCGACCACGCCCGGCCGGCCCCCGCTCACCGCGCCCGCCGTGGAGACCGCCACCTCGACGGGCGGGCTGCTGGGCGGCGTCCCGTCGCAGCGGTCCGGCCAGACCTCCGCGCCCGCCGTCGAGCCCCCGGTCTCCGTCCGGCCCTCCTCGGCGGTGCTGGGCGAACTCGACACACTGGTCGGGCTGGAGAGCGTCAAGCGCGAGGTGCGCGCTCTTACCGACATGATCGAGGTGGGCCGGCGGCGTCAGGAGGCCGGGCTCAAGGCCGCCTCCGCCCGCCGCCATCTGGTCTTCACCGGCTCCCCGGGCACCGGTAAGACGACGGTCGCCCGGCTCTACGGGGAGATCCTGGCCTCTCTCGGGGTGCTGGAGCGCGGCCATCTGGTGGAGGTCTCCCGGGTGGACCTGGTGGGTGAGCACATCGGCTCCACGGCCATACGCACCCAGGAGGCGTTCGACCGGGCGCGCGGCGGGGTGCTGTTCATCGACGAGGCGTACGCCCTCTCGCCGGAGGACTCCGGCCGGGACTTCGGCCGGGAGGCGATAGACACCCTGGTCAAGCTGATGGAGGACCACCGGGAAGCGGTCGTGGTCATCGTCGCGGGATACACCGCCGAGATGGAGCGCTTTCTGTCCGTCAACCCCGGTGTGGCCTCCCGCTTCTCGCGCACCATCACCTTCGGCGACTACGCCCCGGAGGAGCTGCTGCGGATCGTGGAGCAGCAGGCCGAGGAGCATGAGTACCGGATCGGCGAGGGGGCGGCGGAGGCGCTGCTGAAGTACTTCACGGCCATTCCCAAGGGCCCGGCGTTCGGCAATGGGCGCACCGCCCGGCAGACCTTCGAGGCGATGGTGGAGCGGCATGCGGGTCGGGTCGCCCAGCTGAGCGACCCCACCACGGACGACCTCACGCTGCTCTACCCCGAGGATCTGCCGGAGCTCATCTGA